Proteins encoded by one window of Papio anubis isolate 15944 chromosome 7, Panubis1.0, whole genome shotgun sequence:
- the NGDN gene encoding neuroguidin isoform X1 — protein sequence MAAPGVLESDLPSAVTLLKNLQEQVMAITAQVQSLTQKVQAGAYPTEEGLSFLEVKDQLLLMYLMDLTHLILDKASGGSLQGHDGVLRLVEIRTVLEKLRPLDQKLKYQIDKLVKTAVTGSLSENDPLRFKPHPSNMMSKLSSEDEEEDEVEDGQSEASGKKSVKGVSKKYVPPRLVPVHYDETEAEREKKRLERAKRRALSSSVIRELKEQYSDAPEEIRDARHPHVTRQSQEDQHRINYEESMMVRLSISKREKGRRKRANVMSSQLHSLTHFSDISALTGGTSHLDEDQNPIKKRKKIPKKGRKKKGFRRRR from the exons ATGGCGGCGCCG GGGGTGCTGGAGTCAGACCTGCCAAGTGCCGTGACACTTCTGAAAAATCTCCAGGAGCAA GTGATGGCTATAACGGCACAAGTGCAATCACTGACACAAAAAGTTCAAGCTGGTGCCTATCCTACAGAAG AGGGTCTCAGCTTCTTGGAAGTGAAAGACCAGTTGCTGCTCATGTACCTTATGGATTTGACCCACCTCATTCTGGACAAAGCCTCAGGAGGGTCTCTTCAGGGACATGATGGAGTTTTGAGACTGGTGGAGATTCGCACG GTTTTGGAAAAGCTTCGTCCCTTGGACCAAAAACTGAAGTATCAAATTGACAAActggtcaagactgcagtgaccGGCAGCCTTA GTGAGAATGACCCACTTCGTTTTAAGCCTCATCCCAGCAATATGATGAGCAAG TTGAGCtctgaggatgaggaggaagatgaagtAGAAGATGGCCAGTCTGAGGCTTCAGGGAAGAAATCTGTGAAAGGAGTGTCTAAGAAATACGTTCCTCCACGCTTGGTTCCAGTACATTATG ATGAAACAGAAGCTGAGCGGGAGAAGAAGCGTCTAGAACGAGCCAAGAGACGGGCATTGAGTAGCTCTGTCATTCGTGAACTTAAGGAGCAGTACTCAGATGCTCCAGAGGAAATCCGTGATGCTCGGCATCCCCATGTTACTCGCCAGAGTCAGGAGGACCAACACAG GATTAACTATGAGGAGAGCATGATGGTGCGTTTGAGCATCAGTAAGCGAGAGAAAGGACGACGAAAACGAGCAAATGTCATGAGCTCACAACTTCATTCCCTTACGCACTTCAGTGACATCAGTGCTTTGACAGGGGGAACTTCTCATCTTGATGAG GATCAGAATCCTATTAAGAAGCGGAAGAAGATACCTAAGAAAGGTCGGAAGAAAAAAG GTTTTCGGAGGCGGCGGTGA
- the NGDN gene encoding neuroguidin isoform X3 — MAITAQVQSLTQKVQAGAYPTEQGLSFLEVKDQLLLMYLMDLTHLILDKASGGSLQGHDGVLRLVEIRTVLEKLRPLDQKLKYQIDKLVKTAVTGSLSENDPLRFKPHPSNMMSKLSSEDEEEDEVEDGQSEASGKKSVKGVSKKYVPPRLVPVHYDETEAEREKKRLERAKRRALSSSVIRELKEQYSDAPEEIRDARHPHVTRQSQEDQHRINYEESMMVRLSISKREKGRRKRANVMSSQLHSLTHFSDISALTGGTSHLDEDQNPIKKRKKIPKKGRKKKGFRRRR, encoded by the exons ATGGCTATAACGGCACAAGTGCAATCACTGACACAAAAAGTTCAAGCTGGTGCCTATCCTACAGAA CAGGGTCTCAGCTTCTTGGAAGTGAAAGACCAGTTGCTGCTCATGTACCTTATGGATTTGACCCACCTCATTCTGGACAAAGCCTCAGGAGGGTCTCTTCAGGGACATGATGGAGTTTTGAGACTGGTGGAGATTCGCACG GTTTTGGAAAAGCTTCGTCCCTTGGACCAAAAACTGAAGTATCAAATTGACAAActggtcaagactgcagtgaccGGCAGCCTTA GTGAGAATGACCCACTTCGTTTTAAGCCTCATCCCAGCAATATGATGAGCAAG TTGAGCtctgaggatgaggaggaagatgaagtAGAAGATGGCCAGTCTGAGGCTTCAGGGAAGAAATCTGTGAAAGGAGTGTCTAAGAAATACGTTCCTCCACGCTTGGTTCCAGTACATTATG ATGAAACAGAAGCTGAGCGGGAGAAGAAGCGTCTAGAACGAGCCAAGAGACGGGCATTGAGTAGCTCTGTCATTCGTGAACTTAAGGAGCAGTACTCAGATGCTCCAGAGGAAATCCGTGATGCTCGGCATCCCCATGTTACTCGCCAGAGTCAGGAGGACCAACACAG GATTAACTATGAGGAGAGCATGATGGTGCGTTTGAGCATCAGTAAGCGAGAGAAAGGACGACGAAAACGAGCAAATGTCATGAGCTCACAACTTCATTCCCTTACGCACTTCAGTGACATCAGTGCTTTGACAGGGGGAACTTCTCATCTTGATGAG GATCAGAATCCTATTAAGAAGCGGAAGAAGATACCTAAGAAAGGTCGGAAGAAAAAAG GTTTTCGGAGGCGGCGGTGA
- the NGDN gene encoding neuroguidin isoform X2 yields the protein MAAPGVLESDLPSAVTLLKNLQEQVMAITAQVQSLTQKVQAGAYPTEQGLSFLEVKDQLLLMYLMDLTHLILDKASGGSLQGHDGVLRLVEIRTVLEKLRPLDQKLKYQIDKLVKTAVTGSLSENDPLRFKPHPSNMMSKLSSEDEEEDEVEDGQSEASGKKSVKGVSKKYVPPRLVPVHYDETEAEREKKRLERAKRRALSSSVIRELKEQYSDAPEEIRDARHPHVTRQSQEDQHRINYEESMMVRLSISKREKGRRKRANVMSSQLHSLTHFSDISALTGGTSHLDEDQNPIKKRKKIPKKGRKKKGQ from the exons ATGGCGGCGCCG GGGGTGCTGGAGTCAGACCTGCCAAGTGCCGTGACACTTCTGAAAAATCTCCAGGAGCAA GTGATGGCTATAACGGCACAAGTGCAATCACTGACACAAAAAGTTCAAGCTGGTGCCTATCCTACAGAA CAGGGTCTCAGCTTCTTGGAAGTGAAAGACCAGTTGCTGCTCATGTACCTTATGGATTTGACCCACCTCATTCTGGACAAAGCCTCAGGAGGGTCTCTTCAGGGACATGATGGAGTTTTGAGACTGGTGGAGATTCGCACG GTTTTGGAAAAGCTTCGTCCCTTGGACCAAAAACTGAAGTATCAAATTGACAAActggtcaagactgcagtgaccGGCAGCCTTA GTGAGAATGACCCACTTCGTTTTAAGCCTCATCCCAGCAATATGATGAGCAAG TTGAGCtctgaggatgaggaggaagatgaagtAGAAGATGGCCAGTCTGAGGCTTCAGGGAAGAAATCTGTGAAAGGAGTGTCTAAGAAATACGTTCCTCCACGCTTGGTTCCAGTACATTATG ATGAAACAGAAGCTGAGCGGGAGAAGAAGCGTCTAGAACGAGCCAAGAGACGGGCATTGAGTAGCTCTGTCATTCGTGAACTTAAGGAGCAGTACTCAGATGCTCCAGAGGAAATCCGTGATGCTCGGCATCCCCATGTTACTCGCCAGAGTCAGGAGGACCAACACAG GATTAACTATGAGGAGAGCATGATGGTGCGTTTGAGCATCAGTAAGCGAGAGAAAGGACGACGAAAACGAGCAAATGTCATGAGCTCACAACTTCATTCCCTTACGCACTTCAGTGACATCAGTGCTTTGACAGGGGGAACTTCTCATCTTGATGAG GATCAGAATCCTATTAAGAAGCGGAAGAAGATACCTAAGAAAGGTCGGAAGAAAAAAGGTCAGTGA